Proteins from a genomic interval of Drosophila melanogaster chromosome 2R:
- the wuc gene encoding Wake-up-call, isoform B, with amino-acid sequence MKKVTKSIKREGSPSDEEYTLEEDPIEFELEKMERGSSNGESEEESQRDQKQADSIIDDMVEQNDQEQEAAGEQDVERENDLRKMYELSLLPPAAIAAQIQQMEKEIYELSQWEARELIRSKHLRIFGNCRRRANK; translated from the exons atgaaaaaagtTACGAAGTCCATTAAGCGGGAAGGAAGTCCCAGCGATGAGGAGTACACTTTGGAGGAGGACCCAATCGAATTCGAGTTGGAAAAGATGGAAAGGGGCAGTTCTAATGGGGAAAGCGAAGAGGAAAGTCAGCGGGATCAAAAGCAAGCGGACTCCATCATCGACGATATGGTCGAGCAAAACGACCAGGAACAGGAGGCAGCCGGTGAACAGGATGTGGAAAGGGAGAACGACCTGCGCAAGATGTATG AACTAAGTCTACTCCCGCCGGCGGCCATAGCTGCCCAGATCCAGCAAATGGAGAAGGAGATCTACGAGCTGAGTCAATGGGAAGCCAGGGAGCTCATCCGGAGCAAACACCTGCGCATCTTTGGCAACTGCCGTCGTCGCGCCAACAAGTGA